The stretch of DNA AAGTTGGCCGAGTACGGATGAAGAATCTTTGATTCTCGTCGTTTTAAATGAAAACCAAACAACAAGAAAGCAACGAGTAGGAGTAAGTTGACAAATACCGAACCTCCCAACAGAACAGATCCTGTGATAATGAGAGTGGATCTTTTGCTCTTGTTCGGAATATTAGCTGGAGGGGCTAATGTGGCATTACTTTTCCTTACTTTTATCAATGCTTTCCCCCCGACGCTCGAGTCAAGTCTTCCATTCGAAAGAGGGTACTTTTTCTTCCAACATCTATTGCCTCTAAAGATAGCAGCGTCACATAAACAATCATCAAGACAATCCTGTCGGCACCAATCTTCTTGGACTTGTTGATATGACATGTAATCACCACCAGGGAAATCGGTGTTAGACATCTCGACGAAGTTGAAAAGTGATGCATCTTGTGATTCTTGATCACAAATCTGTGCGACGAAATCTTGCTTGCATCCGCTCATAATGTCACTTGGATTGATAGGAGAGTAACCGGTGGGACAGAAACAATAAGGCCTCTGATCAGTTCCAAGGGAGCATATGCTGTTGTAGCCACACGCACCCCACACCGAATCGAGTGGTATGCTGAGACATATATTATCTGGTAAGAAATGCAAAACGGACCAACTCATCGGCCTTCCACCTGTTGAATTACCAAACTTGGGATATACATAATGCCTGAGAACCCCGTCATAATCCAATATCATTCTCTGGTAATATAGGGCGGTTGAAGCGCCATTTGAAGACAGAAAATCAAGTATTGTTCCATTCTCTGCTGTAAGGGAGATGTAGCCAGATTGGTTAAAGATCACTTGGAATCCACTGCCAACAGTATTTGATGCCCAATACGCACCGATGCTGTCGTCCATGGGGAAGTTTCTGTTGTAAGACACAAGATTCCCATCACCTTGCATCGCAAAGATGAATCTCCCACTGGAGTAATTCGTCTCCGAAAAGCTTGAAACCAATCTACCCCCTTCATTCAATATCTGGGACGGTAAAATCGTATCAGTTGGATCATTAAAACTTTGCCACAAGAGAGCTGATGTATTGCCCACCAATACAAAGTTACCGCTGTCAAGCATGGCGCCATATGCGACAGCCGAGCCCGCCAGATTAGGAGTCCAAATTGGCTGGCCCCTCGGATCATCAAGTTCAAATCTCCCATCTGTAAAAATCTGAAACTTAGATCCTTCCGCAGCTGGAGTATCTCGATTTGCAGACCAAATTATAGTTTTTTCGGGTATACTGTCGAACCAGATGGCTAGCAAGTAGCCTCCACCAGGCACGGTCTGTCGGAATCCAAAAGCAAAATCACCAGATGGTGATGGCCAAGCTGAATTCTTATTGTTCGCAACGAGAGATGAACCCAAAGAAACGTTGCGATAGGGCTGCGCTGTGGCTAATATTGGAAGCAAAAGAACCAACATGAAATGTAACATTTTACAGAAATTAACAGTGTAAGCCATTGGAGCAAGGGAAGATAATTGACTCACTTAGAACAATGAAAGGAGAATATTACAGCACTATATATTAATTGAATGGTTGAAGCTAACTTAGCTACGACACACGATCACAAATACGGCGTCCAGCCCTATTTTACTGGAATTGTgacatattttaaaaagaatatCTAGAGTGTTctcttgtgagaccgtctcacgaatcacGAATCGTCATCTGTGAGACGCATCAAACATACCGATATtcatcataaaaagtaatattcttatcataaaaagtaatatttttttatggatggcccaaataatatatatttctcacaaaatacgacctttGAGAccatctcatacaagtttttgttaaATATCTATGAGAcacacaaaaaaattatttacatgacgTTGGATAATGCTAATATAGTATCGAAAAGTATATGTCATATCAATAATTAAAGCAAAATAgtcgaaaattaaaattaacatACGGAACTCAAACtccaaaacttttaaaactcgAGAGACTTGGTCTTGGTCCTGGTCCTGGTCCCACTTGTAAAGCTTTGAGATATAGTTTTAGATGTTGTCGAACATTCCTAGCCCACAGATTTGAAATATAGATTTTTTTGACGACTTTTTTTGCAGGTTACAAAAATCATTCCACAAGTATTTATTTCTGATATGTAAAGAACGTGGAAGATGGGGCAGTAGGAGCCAGGTCAACCAGGTCAACCGTCAACACATTATCGTTTACTTACGAAatcaatttttcaaattttttcatATGGTTTCACACATATCTGTTCGTCAAActaattatatttataataaaaaataattttttttatgaataactcaaatagaatatgtgtctcacaaaattgactcatgAAAGCGTGTGTTAAGAATAATTATCTCACACATGCTTCTATTCGAAACGTATGAATTAAAATcgtgagaattttatattatattcaaATACTTAAATTTTAGTTATTTCTAGTCAACGTCTCTGCGTGAATCAACAGGTTCATCGTTTGTGGTACGCTTCTCCTAGATGCATAACCCGACCTATTAGGGAAAATAATATCGTTGATCATTTAGTttgtatatttttcatttttgttttttttttattatcaattaattcataattttagtcaattaattttcatatttatttcaattttgGTTATTTTCCCCAAAAAAATGCTGACTTAGCATCGGATACGTAAACAATGTTCGGCATCACATCATTATTATTCAATACCATGCATCACTTTTCTCATACCACATCAGAATTCCGGTAAAAAAATGGATAAAAATTAGGAGAAAAAAAGTGTAAGTTAATTTACTAAAATTGATAATTGAATAATGATAACAAGaccaaaatgaaaaatattcaagTTACATAAGGGTTTTCATCGGTCGGGTCGGGACGCTTCGGTCCTGTCATGCCCCGAAACTTgggattgacaccggcgttgtttaacaatcatacaatcgaaacaacaagcctttcatagcacagtataaaccgaaaaagtttatatatcataatttccaCGAAATAAACATCGTCTTTACAATAACGAAATCCAACGAAATAGTAAATAATGCGGAAGCGTCTTACAattctttaaatcataaattcgaaATAAAGCATATTACTAATCTGGCAAATCACCAACCCCAAAATTGATCTGTCTTTTCGTCCTCAACCTGCTCTTTGGACTTATCTGAGAGGGGAGAGTAAGGggatgagtattttgggaatactcagtaaatgggggactttgaacacaacataaccaatttaataacattttcGAAACATATCATAACGTACAtcatgcttttcataatcgtaacgtaaattccataacataataacactgcgatttttTCAACTTtaatggtttactgacgtcagtccctaagttttaatcctctaagggggcgaggccataaaacagttctatcccactgttaagggccatatgttggaattccacccattttcagggaattCTCACAGTGTCAAACATAAACGTAATAACTTTCGTAAAAACGTATAGACAAAACGACGGTACTCGACCGTATTTTTAAACCACAAAACCGAAATTTTCATGTGcataaaacaaaatttaaaacagcccacttacgGTAGTTATTGATGCTAAAAAAACGTAGGTGCTCGGCTTCGGGAAGTGGATCGTTCCTTGTTCTTCACTCGGCGGTACTACGGCTCGATTTTTCTTGGAAGATTTTCGGCAGAGTTTCGGCTAGGACAAGTtgctgaattttcgaaaatatgcagcaagaaatttcgaaaatttgtgtCTTGAATGAGTAGGGTTGATGCACTATTTATAGGGGAAGAGGGTGgagctaaatttggcacaaaaatcataccaaaaatCGTGTCAAATCTCCTAATATTGACTCCAATATCCTTGTCATTGTTGCTGATTTATCTTCCACTTTTGTGGGATCCCTTCCTTAATCACTTGCCCctcaatatttcgaaaatatgggGATTAGGTGAGgagatttgcttctaaattgCATGGTATGTTTGACTTAGTATTGAATCTCCA from Primulina eburnea isolate SZY01 chromosome 6, ASM2296580v1, whole genome shotgun sequence encodes:
- the LOC140834161 gene encoding G-type lectin S-receptor-like serine/threonine-protein kinase LECRK3, with the protein product MAYTVNFCKMLHFMLVLLLPILATAQPYRNVSLGSSLVANNKNSAWPSPSGDFAFGFRQTVPGGGYLLAIWFDSIPEKTIIWSANRDTPAAEGSKFQIFTDGRFELDDPRGQPIWTPNLAGSAVAYGAMLDSGNFVLVGNTSALLWQSFNDPTDTILPSQILNEGGRLVSSFSETNYSSGRFIFAMQGDGNLVSYNRNFPMDDSIGAYWASNTVGSGFQVIFNQSGYISLTAENGTILDFLSSNGASTALYYQRMILDYDGVLRHYVYPKFGNSTGGRPMSWSVLHFLPDNICLSIPLDSVWGACGYNSICSLGTDQRPYCFCPTGYSPINPSDIMSGCKQDFVAQICDQESQDASLFNFVEMSNTDFPGGDYMSYQQVQEDWCRQDCLDDCLCDAAIFRGNRCWKKKYPLSNGRLDSSVGGKALIKVRKSNATLAPPANIPNKSKRSTLIITGSVLLGGSVFVNLLLLVAFLLFGFHLKRRESKILHPYSANLRSFTFKELQEATNGFKEELGSGACSTVYKGTLMNENDGLIAVKKLNKIAKDSEQELKTELNSISRTNHKNLVQLLGYCDEGENRLLVYQYMSNGSIASFLFQNSRPNWFQRVQIAIGTARGLCYLHEECSTQIIHCDIKPQNVLLDESLVAKISDFGLAKLLKDDQTRTTTMIRGTKGYVAPEWFRNMPITVKVDVYSFGILLLELICCRKNFETSITNQHEEILSDWAYDCYKDGTLHLLVANDEEATNDIKRAKKFVVVAIWCIQEDPSLRPNMKRVLHMLEGSIEVPLPPDPQSFV